In Nitrospirota bacterium, a genomic segment contains:
- the mrdA gene encoding penicillin-binding protein 2, with protein MRNEEDFKKIIKIGYIVIAAFALIIIRLWQLQVLQGDEYLKLSEANRLRIINIHAPRGIIFDRNGIPLVRNTPFFSVSVIPNEFHSCNIESLSKLIKVSSEEIQKKLKAKEISPFTSVKLKEGLSFQEVAFIEARRSDFPGLIIEIEISREYLYADIGSHLIGYLGKISSEQTREPSFKNIPPDSFIGQWGIEKLYDETLRGKNGKRVIEIDALGNEIRLLQEIPPVKGKDISISIDINLQKEAEQAFGNRAGALVAILPNTGEILGLVSKPSFDPNLFVKGIDYNNWLTLIKDKKKPLINRALQSQYPPGSTFKIITAIAGLEEGVITPDTKINCKGGIQYGKWRFGCWQKRGHGVVSFHRALVESCDVYFYEVGQRLGIDKIYKYAISFGLGSKTGIELGIEREGLIPNTEWKLKEKNLPWFLGETFISAIGQGYVAATPIQMASLIGSVANEGNLYKPILLKDAKPILLRKITLKPETIKTLKRALMGVVNDNGGTGWAARSQIANISGKTGTAQVVAMRRGMRYAGEAFRDHAWFVAYAPDERPEIALAVLVEHGGHGGGAAAPIAKRAIEVYLKEKNNLNKN; from the coding sequence ATGAGAAACGAAGAAGACTTTAAAAAAATTATAAAAATAGGCTATATCGTTATCGCAGCTTTTGCACTCATTATAATCAGGCTATGGCAGTTGCAAGTTTTGCAGGGTGACGAATACCTGAAGTTATCTGAAGCTAACCGATTGAGGATTATAAATATACATGCACCGAGGGGAATTATTTTTGACAGAAATGGAATACCACTTGTACGAAATACTCCTTTTTTTTCTGTTTCAGTAATACCGAATGAATTTCATAGCTGTAATATCGAAAGTCTGTCTAAATTAATTAAGGTTTCATCTGAAGAAATACAAAAAAAGCTGAAAGCAAAAGAAATAAGCCCTTTTACATCCGTTAAACTTAAAGAAGGGCTCTCATTTCAGGAAGTAGCATTTATTGAAGCAAGGCGATCTGATTTTCCTGGTTTGATTATTGAGATCGAGATTAGCAGAGAATATCTTTACGCAGATATAGGGTCGCACCTGATCGGATATCTTGGTAAAATCAGCTCAGAACAAACAAGAGAACCTTCATTTAAAAATATACCGCCTGATAGTTTTATTGGACAATGGGGGATCGAAAAACTTTATGATGAAACACTCAGGGGAAAAAACGGGAAACGTGTTATTGAGATAGATGCACTTGGGAATGAAATTAGATTATTGCAGGAAATTCCTCCAGTGAAAGGGAAAGATATTTCAATAAGTATTGATATAAATCTTCAAAAAGAAGCGGAACAAGCTTTTGGTAATAGGGCAGGAGCTCTTGTAGCGATTTTACCAAATACAGGGGAGATACTCGGCCTTGTGAGCAAACCGTCATTTGATCCCAATCTTTTTGTAAAAGGAATAGACTATAATAATTGGCTTACTCTCATAAAAGACAAAAAAAAGCCTTTAATAAACAGAGCATTGCAGAGTCAATATCCACCTGGTTCAACATTTAAGATTATAACTGCGATAGCAGGTCTCGAAGAGGGAGTGATTACACCTGATACAAAAATAAATTGTAAGGGAGGTATACAGTACGGGAAATGGCGTTTTGGTTGTTGGCAGAAGAGAGGTCACGGCGTAGTTTCTTTTCATAGAGCACTTGTAGAATCATGTGATGTCTATTTCTATGAGGTAGGGCAGCGTCTTGGAATTGATAAGATATACAAATATGCAATAAGCTTTGGTCTGGGTAGTAAAACCGGCATCGAGCTTGGGATTGAACGTGAAGGTTTAATCCCTAATACAGAATGGAAGCTTAAAGAAAAAAACCTGCCGTGGTTTTTAGGTGAAACATTTATTTCAGCCATAGGGCAAGGATATGTTGCAGCAACTCCTATTCAAATGGCTTCTTTAATAGGTTCTGTTGCAAATGAGGGGAATCTTTATAAGCCTATACTCTTGAAAGACGCAAAGCCTATTTTATTAAGAAAAATAACCTTAAAACCTGAGACGATCAAGACGTTAAAGAGAGCACTCATGGGTGTGGTTAACGATAATGGTGGAACAGGATGGGCAGCACGATCACAGATAGCAAATATAAGCGGGAAGACAGGAACAGCTCAGGTTGTTGCAATGAGAAGAGGAATGAGATATGCTGGAGAAGCGTTTAGAGATCACGCATGGTTTGTAGCCTACGCACCAGATGAAAGACCGGAAATAGCTCTTGCGGTATTAGTAGAGCACGGTGGACATGGTGGTGGTGCAGCTGCACCAATTGCAAAAAGGGCAATAGAAGTTTACCTGAAGGAGAAAAATAATTTAAACAAGAATTAA
- the smpB gene encoding SsrA-binding protein SmpB: MKIVCQNRKAYHDYHIEETIEAGISLLGTEVKSLREGRANLRDSYVLIKNGEAFLINCHISPYSHGNIMNHDPLRTRKLLLHKKQINSLAGKTLIKGYTLVPLKLYFTDSFAKIEIGLAKGKRLFEKRETIKEREAKREIEKRMKNR, translated from the coding sequence ATGAAGATTGTATGTCAGAACAGGAAGGCTTATCATGATTATCATATTGAGGAGACCATAGAGGCTGGCATATCTTTATTGGGAACAGAAGTAAAATCTCTCAGGGAAGGAAGGGCAAATCTTAGAGACAGTTATGTACTCATAAAAAACGGCGAAGCCTTTCTTATTAACTGCCATATAAGTCCTTACAGTCATGGTAATATTATGAACCATGACCCTCTACGAACAAGAAAACTCCTGCTTCATAAGAAACAGATAAATAGTCTTGCAGGGAAGACACTTATAAAAGGATACACTCTGGTGCCTCTAAAGCTCTATTTTACAGATTCATTTGCTAAGATAGAGATTGGGCTTGCAAAAGGCAAGAGACTTTTTGAGAAAAGGGAAACGATTAAGGAGAGGGAAGCAAAAAGAGAGATAGAAAAAAGGATGAAAAATAGGTGA
- a CDS encoding rod shape-determining protein, translating to MFFNKILGLFSNDLAIDLGTANTLVFVKGKGIVCNEPSVVVLRRDDKKPVAVGAEAKRMLGKTPANIIAIRPMKDGVIADFDATGEMLKYFITKVHNRRSFVSPRVIIGVPSGITQVEQRAVKDAAQVSGAREVYLIGEPMAAAVGVGLPVGEPSGNMIVDIGGGTTDVAVISLDGVVYSKAVRVGGDKMDDSIMAFIKRRYNLMIGDMTAEQIKINIGSAYPSEGSEKRTMEIKGRDLISGIPKTLTINEDEIREALTEPVNIILDTIKVILENTPPELASDIVDRGIILAGGGALLRGLDLLIREETGLPVIVAEDPLTAVVRGVGKMLDEIDLLRRVAITL from the coding sequence ATGTTTTTTAATAAAATTCTTGGATTGTTCTCAAATGATCTCGCAATAGATCTTGGCACAGCAAATACACTTGTTTTTGTAAAAGGAAAGGGCATTGTATGTAACGAACCTTCAGTTGTTGTCTTGAGGAGAGATGATAAGAAACCAGTAGCTGTTGGAGCTGAAGCAAAAAGGATGCTTGGAAAAACCCCTGCTAATATCATTGCTATAAGACCGATGAAAGACGGTGTTATCGCTGATTTTGATGCTACAGGAGAAATGTTGAAATACTTTATCACAAAGGTACATAACAGGAGAAGTTTTGTTTCCCCAAGGGTAATTATTGGGGTCCCCTCAGGTATTACACAGGTAGAACAGCGTGCTGTTAAAGATGCTGCTCAGGTATCTGGTGCAAGGGAAGTGTATCTTATTGGAGAGCCAATGGCAGCAGCAGTTGGTGTGGGTCTGCCAGTTGGTGAACCATCTGGCAATATGATAGTCGATATAGGCGGTGGAACGACTGATGTTGCCGTTATATCACTTGATGGAGTTGTATACAGTAAAGCTGTCAGGGTAGGTGGTGACAAGATGGACGACTCAATTATGGCATTCATCAAGAGAAGATATAATCTTATGATAGGTGATATGACCGCTGAGCAGATTAAAATCAATATCGGATCCGCTTATCCTTCAGAAGGAAGCGAAAAGAGAACAATGGAAATAAAAGGAAGAGATCTTATATCAGGAATTCCAAAAACGCTAACTATTAATGAAGATGAAATTCGTGAGGCACTTACAGAGCCGGTGAATATAATCCTCGATACGATAAAGGTAATACTTGAAAACACACCGCCTGAACTTGCATCAGATATTGTGGACAGAGGTATTATTTTGGCCGGTGGAGGTGCTCTTTTAAGAGGCCTTGACTTGCTCATACGTGAAGAGACTGGATTGCCTGTTATTGTTGCTGAGGATCCTCTTACGGCAGTGGTACGAGGCGTTGGTAAAATGCTTGATGAAATAGATCTTTTGAGAAGAGTGGCTATTACCTTATAA
- a CDS encoding LysE family translocator has product MNVIIESMSFFISGAVFGLVAGISPGPLLTLVISETLKHNKKEGFKIACVPLLTDFPVIFVSLVFLIKIYASKLILGIISLAGAFFLFYLAYEVFKVKGLSLELPKIKSKSLRKGVITNILNPHPYLFWMTIGTPIIIKALNINILSACMFISGFYLLLIGSKIVIVILISRSKIFLNSTLYIHILRFLGLILFFFAIIFIREALIFFDIV; this is encoded by the coding sequence ATGAATGTGATTATTGAATCCATGTCTTTCTTCATTTCTGGTGCTGTTTTTGGCTTAGTAGCAGGAATTTCACCAGGACCCCTACTAACATTAGTTATCTCTGAAACACTCAAACACAATAAAAAAGAGGGCTTTAAAATTGCCTGTGTCCCTCTTCTTACGGATTTTCCAGTAATCTTTGTTTCACTTGTTTTTCTTATAAAAATTTATGCTTCGAAACTTATTTTAGGAATAATATCTCTCGCAGGTGCTTTTTTTCTTTTCTATCTCGCTTATGAAGTTTTTAAGGTAAAAGGTCTATCTTTAGAGTTACCCAAAATTAAGTCCAAATCTTTGAGAAAAGGTGTAATTACAAATATTCTGAACCCACATCCATATCTTTTCTGGATGACCATTGGCACCCCGATCATTATTAAGGCATTAAATATAAATATTCTGTCTGCATGCATGTTTATTTCAGGTTTTTATCTTCTTCTAATTGGCTCTAAAATAGTCATTGTAATATTAATAAGCAGGTCAAAAATCTTTCTGAATAGTACATTGTATATTCATATACTTAGATTTCTTGGATTGATTTTATTCTTTTTTGCAATAATTTTTATCCGAGAAGCACTGATATTTTTCGATATTGTATGA
- the mreD gene encoding rod shape-determining protein MreD produces MKYLLWTLAIIITFIIQGTVSLFHITPNFTAVLAYYAGVKKKEIKGMFIGSLIGFVEDSISGSFLGPNLLSKGIIGYLSSFISHRIFIWTPLLGVISISAMTLTDSLVVFLSKSIFDKAPVNISNAIFIIFIQSIINAAFGAFIKPKHGEI; encoded by the coding sequence ATGAAATACCTTCTCTGGACATTGGCTATTATTATTACTTTCATTATACAGGGCACAGTCTCGTTATTCCATATTACACCTAATTTTACTGCTGTTTTAGCATATTATGCTGGTGTTAAAAAGAAGGAGATTAAGGGTATGTTTATTGGTTCGTTGATTGGATTTGTTGAAGACAGTATTTCAGGATCTTTTCTCGGTCCAAATCTCCTAAGTAAAGGGATTATAGGATATCTCTCTTCTTTTATTTCACATAGAATTTTTATCTGGACACCTCTTTTAGGTGTTATAAGTATTTCAGCGATGACCCTAACAGACAGCCTTGTTGTTTTTCTATCAAAAAGCATCTTTGATAAAGCACCAGTAAATATCAGCAATGCGATTTTTATAATTTTTATTCAATCAATTATAAATGCGGCATTTGGGGCTTTTATTAAACCGAAACACGGTGAGATATGA
- a CDS encoding L,D-transpeptidase family protein: MCGCSHSREIFKEANDFFNQGNYKAALSKYEQIIEKYPSVEDRVLFEMGIIYAYPRNEQKDYQKSLECFQKIIKDYPTSEYKRDSEMMIFQIHNVTIKDKTIVTLKKQIETFQQEVKNKENEITILQDKIRALEQEVKSKEDEITKLQKEVFILKKGQADKVLIEKKERRLTLLSKGKVIKTYRISIGGNPVGPKERQGDNKTPEGTYIIDSRNRDSHYHLSLHISYPNEKDKKRAKELGVSPGGDIMIHGIKNGFSWVGDFHTRIDWTNGCIAVTDEEIEEIDKLVPNGTIVEIRP, from the coding sequence ATGTGCGGATGTAGTCATTCCAGAGAAATCTTCAAAGAAGCGAATGATTTTTTTAACCAGGGGAACTACAAAGCAGCTTTGAGCAAATATGAGCAGATTATTGAAAAATATCCTTCGGTTGAAGACAGAGTTCTTTTCGAAATGGGTATTATTTATGCTTACCCACGAAATGAACAAAAAGATTACCAGAAATCTCTGGAATGTTTTCAGAAAATAATAAAGGATTACCCGACAAGTGAATATAAGCGTGACAGTGAGATGATGATATTTCAAATCCATAATGTCACAATTAAGGATAAAACAATTGTTACACTGAAAAAACAGATTGAGACGTTCCAGCAAGAAGTTAAAAACAAAGAAAATGAAATTACTATACTGCAGGACAAGATTAGAGCACTTGAACAAGAAGTTAAAAGCAAAGAGGATGAGATTACTAAATTGCAAAAAGAGGTTTTTATACTAAAGAAAGGACAGGCAGACAAGGTTCTGATAGAAAAGAAAGAACGGCGATTGACGTTGTTATCAAAGGGAAAGGTAATAAAAACATACAGAATATCAATTGGAGGAAACCCGGTAGGTCCAAAAGAAAGGCAAGGTGATAACAAGACCCCAGAGGGGACCTACATTATCGATTCAAGAAACAGAGACAGTCATTATCACCTGTCTCTTCATATTTCCTATCCAAATGAGAAAGACAAAAAGCGAGCAAAAGAACTTGGTGTTTCTCCTGGCGGAGACATAATGATCCATGGCATCAAGAATGGTTTCTCGTGGGTTGGTGATTTTCACACAAGAATTGACTGGACAAATGGGTGTATTGCAGTTACGGACGAAGAAATAGAGGAAATTGACAAGTTAGTGCCGAATGGTACGATTGTTGAGATAAGGCCATAG
- a CDS encoding L,D-transpeptidase family protein produces MCRVIEQLFLHNWRHIIFLLISILSLNGCATMKSIQEAPLPSPIYSDNYLERNEFSIEQGDDVIGRLAVIRLEEGDTLPDIARHFSLGINAITAANPGIDIWVPEAGEKIILPLSFILPDVPRKGIVINLATMRLFQFKGNNKSLAVSTYPVGIGTEERPTPLGKMHVERKVIQPTWYVPASIAEDHRKKGDPLPSEVPPGPKNPLGEYALYLSKPTYLIHGTNKPSSIGLRATNGCIRLYPEDIKRLFESTPIKTPVHIVNQPYLLGQRNGVVYMEVHVPFEKSNAEELKKIYRKLRNIEKESGRPIDWSKVEQVIAEARGIPVPIFKIHQGSEKGFQETIEVKHPDKLYGKPEIPELKTDAWYVLAAKMSDKIDAMRIAAIINHQGPQIPARVLSTSDSYRVITGPFDDISEAKDVVKRLKVDLEIDGILVEPIKE; encoded by the coding sequence ATGTGTCGAGTTATTGAGCAGTTATTCTTACACAATTGGCGTCATATTATATTTCTATTGATATCAATCTTATCCCTCAATGGATGTGCTACAATGAAAAGCATTCAGGAAGCACCGTTACCTTCTCCAATTTATTCGGATAATTATTTAGAACGAAATGAGTTTTCGATTGAACAAGGAGATGATGTCATTGGCCGTTTGGCAGTTATAAGGCTTGAAGAGGGTGATACACTGCCTGATATTGCAAGACACTTCAGCCTTGGAATAAATGCTATTACTGCAGCAAATCCAGGCATAGATATATGGGTGCCTGAAGCCGGAGAGAAGATCATTTTGCCACTAAGTTTTATTTTGCCTGATGTTCCAAGAAAAGGTATTGTGATCAACTTAGCCACAATGAGGCTTTTTCAATTTAAAGGTAATAATAAGTCATTAGCAGTATCGACTTATCCTGTTGGCATCGGAACTGAAGAGCGACCCACACCCTTAGGTAAAATGCATGTGGAGCGTAAGGTTATACAGCCGACGTGGTATGTGCCTGCCTCAATAGCTGAAGATCATCGAAAAAAAGGCGATCCTCTTCCCTCTGAAGTTCCACCTGGACCTAAGAATCCTCTGGGAGAGTACGCTCTATATTTAAGTAAACCGACTTATTTGATCCATGGCACTAATAAACCGTCCAGCATTGGTCTTAGGGCAACTAACGGCTGTATAAGACTATATCCGGAAGACATAAAAAGGCTATTCGAAAGCACCCCTATTAAGACACCTGTACATATCGTTAACCAGCCATATCTCTTAGGCCAACGTAATGGAGTAGTTTATATGGAAGTTCATGTGCCCTTTGAAAAATCAAATGCTGAAGAGTTAAAAAAGATATACAGGAAATTGAGAAATATTGAAAAGGAATCTGGGCGTCCGATTGACTGGAGCAAAGTTGAGCAAGTAATAGCCGAAGCTCGGGGAATTCCTGTCCCCATTTTCAAGATCCATCAAGGAAGTGAAAAAGGATTTCAAGAAACTATAGAAGTCAAGCATCCTGATAAATTGTATGGTAAACCAGAGATACCAGAACTTAAAACAGACGCATGGTATGTTTTAGCTGCTAAGATGTCTGACAAGATTGATGCTATGAGGATTGCAGCTATTATCAACCATCAGGGCCCTCAAATACCTGCAAGGGTATTATCAACGAGTGACAGCTATCGTGTAATTACTGGCCCGTTCGATGATATCAGTGAGGCAAAAGATGTAGTCAAACGCTTGAAAGTTGATTTGGAAATTGATGGCATCTTGGTTGAACCTATCAAGGAGTGA
- the rodA gene encoding rod shape-determining protein RodA, with product MFRIDRRLIQNFDWVTFTITLIIVFVGIMTIYSATRPLSEEEYSGFYIKQIIWLIISVIAMFFIVSFDYIWLGRFSMPLYVIGIILLLIVFIMGNIGMGAKRWISLGPLSFQPSEIYKILFVVMLSNYLSQIKGSVEAKTLFRIFFFITFIPIILLIKQPDLGTTLIIMAIFTAVILAKGISKKIAILLIIIGLISLPFLGNILWGGLKDYQKNRIVAFIEPEVDRTGIGYHLNQSKITIGSGKFLGKGFLHGTQGPFRFLPEKHTDFIFAVFAEEWGFLGSTALLMLYLILILRGLDTARKARDEFGRLLATGITFMFLFYFFVNIGMTLGLMPVVGIPLPFMSYGGTALLSNFIGIGILINIRTRRFELFH from the coding sequence ATGTTTCGAATAGACCGAAGACTTATCCAAAATTTTGACTGGGTTACTTTTACTATTACATTAATAATAGTTTTCGTTGGAATAATGACTATTTACAGTGCGACCCGCCCTTTGTCAGAAGAAGAATATTCAGGTTTTTATATAAAACAGATAATATGGCTGATAATAAGTGTTATTGCAATGTTTTTTATTGTAAGCTTTGACTATATCTGGCTTGGCAGATTTTCTATGCCTCTTTATGTTATCGGGATTATCCTACTATTAATCGTATTTATAATGGGTAATATCGGGATGGGTGCTAAAAGATGGATAAGTCTTGGACCACTCTCTTTCCAGCCTTCTGAAATTTATAAAATTCTATTCGTCGTGATGCTTTCTAATTATTTAAGTCAGATAAAAGGTTCTGTAGAAGCTAAAACTCTTTTTCGTATATTCTTTTTTATCACTTTTATTCCTATTATACTCCTCATAAAACAGCCAGATCTCGGAACCACTCTTATAATTATGGCAATTTTTACAGCGGTTATACTTGCAAAAGGTATTTCGAAAAAGATTGCGATATTGTTAATTATCATCGGTTTAATATCCTTGCCTTTTCTCGGAAATATATTATGGGGGGGGTTGAAGGATTACCAGAAGAACAGGATAGTTGCTTTTATTGAACCTGAAGTAGATCGGACAGGGATTGGTTATCATCTGAATCAGTCAAAAATTACAATTGGTTCAGGTAAGTTTTTAGGAAAGGGTTTTTTACATGGAACTCAAGGACCTTTCAGATTTTTACCTGAAAAACATACGGATTTTATTTTTGCAGTTTTTGCAGAAGAATGGGGTTTTTTAGGAAGCACAGCACTTCTTATGCTTTATCTTATTTTGATATTGCGCGGACTTGATACTGCAAGGAAAGCAAGAGACGAGTTCGGCAGGCTTCTCGCAACAGGAATTACTTTTATGTTTTTATTTTATTTTTTTGTTAATATTGGGATGACATTGGGGTTAATGCCTGTTGTTGGCATCCCGTTGCCATTTATGAGCTATGGGGGTACAGCTCTTCTATCAAATTTTATCGGTATAGGAATTTTAATAAACATAAGGACACGAAGGTTCGAACTCTTTCATTAG
- a CDS encoding RDD family protein produces MSEEIQRAGLLVRSVAKILDFIIIAAAIEILPKAGFLAGLTYLLVGDGLFGGRSLGKKLIGLRVISLETYKPCSFKESILRNSTLAVGYLFYKVIWIGWIFILFAIIFEFIILIGSKDGMRIGDEIAKTIVIEQPRPQEGEG; encoded by the coding sequence ATGTCTGAGGAAATTCAAAGGGCAGGATTGCTTGTTCGTTCTGTCGCTAAAATCCTCGATTTTATTATTATAGCAGCAGCAATAGAAATTTTGCCGAAAGCGGGATTCCTCGCAGGTCTTACCTATCTTTTAGTCGGGGATGGCCTTTTTGGAGGTAGAAGTTTAGGGAAAAAACTGATAGGGCTAAGGGTTATCTCTTTAGAAACTTATAAACCTTGTTCTTTCAAGGAATCCATACTCAGAAATAGCACTTTAGCTGTAGGTTACTTATTTTATAAAGTGATATGGATTGGTTGGATTTTCATTTTGTTCGCCATTATTTTTGAATTTATCATACTGATAGGAAGTAAAGACGGAATGCGTATTGGAGACGAGATAGCAAAGACAATTGTTATTGAGCAACCCCGTCCACAGGAAGGGGAGGGATGA
- the mreC gene encoding rod shape-determining protein MreC, giving the protein MPKKRLLLFLFIVITLGLMTYESNVAHFLPLKFLNNTLNNFLYVKDSITNFIASPFKKMFIREEENRRLKEEISRLLKERERYQDALQENKQLREILTIKGREQKYITAACVIGKSVDQWSNILILDKGSLDMVKKDMIVITEKGLAGKITEVYESYSSLLLLTDINFSAASRLQENRTEGIISGTGFKTCKLKYIPAEEEIKEGDIVKTSGLDDFYPPGIPIGFVSKVNKKETDIFQDIEVIPFVDSTKIEFVAIVTKE; this is encoded by the coding sequence ATGCCTAAGAAAAGGCTTCTGCTTTTTCTTTTTATTGTTATAACACTGGGTCTCATGACCTATGAGAGTAATGTAGCTCATTTCCTGCCTTTAAAATTCCTTAATAATACATTGAACAATTTTCTATACGTGAAAGATTCTATAACAAATTTTATTGCTTCTCCTTTTAAGAAGATGTTTATAAGAGAAGAAGAGAATAGACGGCTTAAGGAAGAAATTTCAAGATTGCTTAAGGAGCGAGAGAGATATCAGGATGCATTACAAGAGAATAAACAACTGAGGGAAATACTTACCATCAAAGGAAGAGAGCAGAAATATATTACTGCCGCATGTGTTATTGGTAAGAGTGTTGATCAATGGTCTAACATCCTGATCCTTGATAAAGGAAGTTTAGATATGGTCAAAAAAGATATGATAGTTATTACAGAGAAAGGATTAGCAGGAAAAATTACAGAGGTTTATGAATCCTATTCAAGTCTGTTATTGCTCACTGATATTAATTTCTCTGCTGCATCCCGTCTACAGGAAAACAGAACTGAGGGTATCATTTCAGGCACTGGATTCAAAACATGCAAATTGAAATATATCCCGGCTGAAGAAGAGATTAAAGAAGGAGATATTGTAAAAACCTCAGGACTTGATGACTTTTATCCTCCTGGGATTCCTATTGGTTTTGTATCTAAAGTTAATAAAAAAGAAACTGATATTTTCCAGGATATAGAAGTTATTCCATTTGTTGACAGCACAAAGATTGAGTTCGTTGCAATAGTAACAAAGGAATGA
- a CDS encoding cysteine synthase family protein → MSIIQCIGNTPIASIDSINPNPKVKLYAKLEGNNPGGSVKDRIALYMLETAEKEGRLTRDQIVLEATSGNTGIGLAMVASAKKYRVKLTMPACVSIERRRILEAFGAELILSPPDEGTDGAIRLAHSILSEEPDKYFMPNQFDNLANILAHYETTGKEIWEQTNGKITHFVAGMGTTGTLMGVSKRLKEYNKDIKVIGVEPVQHHRIQGLKNMKESIVPKIFDPSRLDEHYFVNDDEAFDTTRMLAVKEGIFAGMSSGAAVHIALRKSSELKEGTIVVILPDRGDRYLSTALFTSVCAKCPP, encoded by the coding sequence ATGAGTATAATTCAATGCATTGGAAATACACCTATTGCAAGTATTGATAGCATAAATCCTAACCCTAAGGTTAAACTTTATGCAAAGCTCGAGGGAAATAATCCTGGCGGGTCTGTTAAAGACAGAATCGCTCTTTATATGTTAGAAACAGCAGAAAAAGAAGGAAGACTGACAAGAGATCAAATCGTGCTCGAGGCAACTTCCGGAAATACAGGCATAGGGCTTGCTATGGTTGCATCAGCAAAGAAATATCGCGTGAAGCTTACTATGCCTGCATGTGTAAGCATTGAAAGGAGGAGAATTCTTGAGGCATTCGGAGCGGAACTTATTCTAAGTCCACCCGATGAGGGGACAGATGGTGCAATAAGGTTGGCTCATAGTATACTCTCAGAAGAACCTGATAAATATTTTATGCCAAATCAATTTGATAATCTTGCAAATATACTTGCACATTATGAAACAACGGGCAAGGAAATATGGGAGCAGACAAACGGTAAGATCACACACTTTGTTGCTGGTATGGGAACAACAGGAACACTTATGGGTGTCAGTAAGAGATTGAAGGAATACAACAAGGATATAAAAGTCATTGGCGTTGAGCCTGTTCAACACCACAGGATACAGGGACTAAAAAACATGAAAGAATCGATCGTCCCTAAGATTTTCGATCCCTCAAGACTTGATGAACATTATTTTGTGAATGATGACGAGGCATTCGATACTACACGCATGCTGGCAGTAAAAGAGGGGATTTTTGCAGGGATGTCGAGTGGAGCTGCAGTTCATATCGCACTGAGGAAATCAAGTGAACTCAAAGAAGGGACTATAGTGGTTATTCTGCCTGACAGAGGAGACAGATATCTTTCTACTGCCTTATTCACTTCAGTATGTGCCAAATGTCCTCCATAA